A part of Paenibacillus sp. sptzw28 genomic DNA contains:
- a CDS encoding peptidase G2 autoproteolytic cleavage domain-containing protein, with product MACNGINTTASGMGACAEGIETTASGVGAHAEGYRTIASFNTAHAEGSTTTSSGSASHSEGYLTNASADTAHAEGYGTTASGAGSHAEGYLTTSSGTTSHAEGSLTTASGLNAHAEGQGNTASGNASHAEGGGLDQLDQSAPNLASGPSSHAEGVGTIASGFGAHAEGGINNISFSSGPVASGDFSHAEGFGGTTASGIGSHAEGFLSVASEFASHAEGYITDSSGFGSHSEGQFTVSSGPASHAEGTNTRSTGVGSHSEGSLTVADASYSHAGGLNTNTGGLEGAFIIGQNAIAAYPYSFHLGNGLVDGPTLNASILDNAGNLRLDGSLISSGAADFAEMFETSDANPIEPGYFVTFDGESDKIRKATAADDYILGIVSANPAVIADASDLRWHKLFLTDEWGRTQYHEVSVPVKAVGGGNVISPSSTKREPILNPEYDPSNTYVSRLLRPEWVSVGLLGKLLVHDDGSCKIGKYAKSNNEGIATDSNEGYRVMKRTGPNQILVLVK from the coding sequence TTGGCATGCAACGGAATAAATACGACTGCAAGTGGCATGGGAGCTTGTGCGGAAGGCATTGAAACAACTGCGAGCGGTGTCGGTGCCCATGCGGAAGGTTATCGGACGATTGCATCTTTCAATACGGCACATGCGGAAGGCAGCACGACGACGTCCAGCGGCAGCGCCTCTCATTCTGAAGGCTACCTAACGAATGCGAGCGCCGACACCGCCCATGCAGAGGGATACGGTACTACCGCCAGTGGGGCTGGCTCACATGCGGAAGGATATTTAACCACCTCTTCGGGAACGACGTCGCACGCCGAAGGCAGTTTAACGACAGCATCGGGCCTTAATGCTCATGCCGAAGGCCAGGGAAACACGGCAAGCGGCAACGCTTCACACGCGGAAGGCGGTGGTCTGGACCAGCTTGATCAATCTGCTCCGAATTTGGCGAGTGGACCGAGCTCTCACGCGGAAGGTGTAGGTACGATCGCCAGCGGGTTCGGCGCTCATGCGGAAGGAGGTATTAATAATATAAGTTTCTCTTCCGGGCCGGTGGCAAGTGGAGATTTTTCTCATGCGGAGGGGTTCGGTGGAACTACGGCCAGCGGGATCGGGTCGCATGCAGAGGGTTTCCTTTCGGTTGCAAGCGAGTTTGCTTCCCATGCTGAAGGGTATATAACTGATTCCAGTGGGTTTGGTTCTCACTCTGAAGGACAATTCACGGTATCGAGCGGACCTGCTTCTCATGCGGAAGGGACGAATACGCGTTCAACAGGAGTCGGTTCTCATTCCGAAGGCTCCCTTACCGTTGCGGATGCCTCGTATTCTCATGCAGGAGGATTAAACACGAATACGGGGGGCTTGGAGGGGGCCTTTATTATCGGACAAAATGCGATTGCGGCCTATCCTTATTCTTTTCATCTCGGAAACGGCCTTGTCGATGGACCAACTCTTAACGCTTCAATACTGGATAATGCAGGAAACCTTAGGCTTGATGGTTCTCTAATCTCTTCAGGGGCTGCGGATTTTGCTGAAATGTTTGAAACCTCAGATGCCAATCCGATTGAACCTGGATATTTTGTTACTTTCGACGGTGAAAGCGATAAAATAAGAAAAGCAACTGCAGCTGACGATTATATCCTTGGGATTGTAAGCGCAAACCCGGCTGTAATTGCAGATGCAAGCGACTTGCGATGGCATAAACTCTTTCTTACAGACGAATGGGGCAGAACTCAGTATCATGAAGTTAGCGTACCCGTAAAAGCAGTCGGAGGGGGGAATGTGATTTCTCCGTCTTCGACGAAAAGAGAACCGATCTTAAACCCTGAATACGATCCTTCCAATACTTATGTTTCGCGTTTGCTCCGTCCTGAATGGGTCTCCGTCGGTTTGCTTGGGAAATTGCTGGTTCATGATGACGGATCATGCAAAATCGGCAAATACGCCAAATCGAATAATGAAGGGATTGCCACGGATTCCAATGAAGGATACCGGGTAATGAAACGAACCGGGCCAAACCAAATTTTGGTACTGGTGAAGTAG
- a CDS encoding helix-turn-helix transcriptional regulator: MRVCLLESSGSGCYLLPGFTLYETIIELELQQIIPPSNLFDELKKETLADTIASIRSLSERNGVHVRDSVNHKQAKVIFKLKAYIDEHLHDELSLNILSEVASHAPGYISTLFGEVMNESFTEYVTRMRLEKAARLLREDDKLSVMEIASLVGYRNVQYFHVKFKARFGITPVQYRQTKQTPGTTN, encoded by the coding sequence ATGCGAGTTTGTTTGCTTGAATCCTCGGGAAGCGGCTGTTATTTACTTCCTGGATTCACACTGTACGAAACGATCATTGAACTGGAGCTCCAGCAGATCATTCCTCCTTCCAATCTATTTGACGAGCTCAAGAAAGAAACGCTGGCAGACACGATCGCATCGATTCGAAGCCTTTCCGAACGTAATGGGGTCCATGTACGGGATTCGGTCAATCATAAGCAAGCCAAAGTCATTTTCAAGCTGAAAGCCTATATCGATGAGCATTTGCACGACGAGCTTTCGCTCAACATTCTTTCCGAAGTGGCATCGCACGCTCCCGGGTACATTTCCACCTTATTCGGCGAAGTGATGAACGAATCGTTTACCGAATACGTGACCAGAATGAGACTCGAAAAAGCCGCCCGCTTGTTGCGAGAGGACGATAAGTTGTCCGTTATGGAAATCGCATCACTTGTCGGGTATCGAAACGTGCAATATTTTCATGTTAAATTCAAGGCCCGATTTGGTATTACTCCGGTTCAGTACAGGCAAACGAAACAAACGCCGGGTACAACCAATTAG
- a CDS encoding family 1 glycosylhydrolase yields the protein MVQASQAAAGGRDDELLQIGKTKPRGPVTALGWEIHAASLYKLLTRVQRDYTGELPLFITENGAAMDDECAGDKVADPRRIEYVHQHLAAAHRFIREGGPLAGYYFWSFMDNFEWAFGYDKRFGMVYVDYETQKRTVKDSAYWYRDVIGNNGVTDLPEIFAEQSGSVDK from the coding sequence ATTGTTCAAGCTTCTCAGGCAGCTGCCGGCGGGCGGGATGATGAACTGCTGCAGATCGGCAAGACCAAACCCCGGGGCCCTGTGACTGCATTAGGTTGGGAGATCCACGCCGCTTCTTTATACAAGCTGCTCACCCGGGTGCAGCGGGACTACACGGGAGAATTGCCGCTCTTCATTACCGAGAACGGAGCGGCGATGGATGATGAGTGCGCAGGAGACAAGGTCGCCGATCCCCGGCGGATTGAATACGTGCATCAGCATTTGGCTGCAGCGCACCGCTTCATCCGGGAAGGCGGGCCGCTGGCGGGCTATTATTTCTGGTCGTTCATGGACAATTTTGAATGGGCGTTCGGCTATGACAAACGTTTCGGGATGGTCTATGTCGATTATGAAACTCAGAAACGAACCGTGAAGGACAGCGCTTACTGGTACAGGGATGTTATCGGGAACAACGGTGTAACGGATTTACCTGAAATATTCGCGGAACAGAGCGGCAGTGTAGATAAATAG
- a CDS encoding transcriptional regulator, producing the protein MQIDTSLSYLPIYEALASKIRLQVIEMIRTKELSVKDLAQACGVSSAIMSMHVKKLEQAGLIQCVMKRINGGTYKFCSLLVPSLVVDLAGAEASELRVYETSVPIGHYTDFCVLPTCGIATREKLIGQYDDPRCFLDPERVNAHVLWFTKGFVEYKIPNYIKQSEHIREIEISFEISSEAPRINENWLSDIAFSLNGKELGNWTSPGDFGLTRGRFTPEWWHEDVNQYGLLKRLKVTAEGTYMDEERISDVGLSMVEIDRNQWTLRMEVSEARKPAGGITLFGSGFGNYDQDIVFRISYDPGGANDGGT; encoded by the coding sequence GTGCAAATCGATACGAGCCTGTCCTATTTGCCGATATACGAGGCACTTGCCAGCAAAATTCGCCTTCAAGTCATCGAAATGATTCGTACCAAAGAATTAAGTGTGAAAGACCTTGCCCAAGCGTGTGGTGTCAGCAGCGCAATCATGAGTATGCATGTGAAAAAATTGGAGCAGGCCGGTCTGATCCAATGTGTCATGAAGCGAATAAATGGGGGCACATATAAGTTTTGTTCCCTTCTTGTTCCTTCCCTTGTTGTTGATTTGGCGGGAGCTGAGGCGAGCGAGCTGCGAGTCTATGAAACGTCCGTCCCGATTGGCCACTATACAGACTTTTGCGTGCTTCCGACATGCGGCATTGCCACAAGGGAGAAGCTTATCGGCCAATATGACGACCCCCGTTGTTTTCTTGATCCGGAACGCGTGAATGCGCATGTACTTTGGTTTACAAAGGGATTTGTCGAATACAAAATTCCTAATTATATAAAGCAAAGCGAGCATATCCGGGAAATAGAAATCTCTTTTGAAATCAGTTCCGAGGCACCGCGGATCAATGAAAATTGGCTGTCTGATATCGCATTTTCTTTAAATGGAAAAGAACTGGGGAATTGGACGAGTCCAGGCGATTTTGGCTTGACAAGAGGAAGGTTCACTCCGGAGTGGTGGCATGAGGACGTCAACCAATACGGACTGTTAAAGAGATTGAAGGTGACTGCCGAAGGAACGTACATGGATGAAGAACGAATATCGGATGTCGGGCTTTCAATGGTCGAAATTGACCGCAATCAATGGACGCTGCGCATGGAAGTGAGCGAGGCCAGGAAACCGGCAGGAGGAATCACATTGTTCGGCAGTGGATTCGGCAACTACGATCAAGATATCGTGTTTCGCATATCTTACGATCCGGGCGGTGCAAACGATGGCGGTACATAA